In one Armatimonadota bacterium genomic region, the following are encoded:
- the flgL gene encoding flagellar hook-associated protein FlgL, which produces MRVSTPYQFETFSNSIRTAQEAYFRVQRQISTGKKFESASEDPLSTRLSINTRTLKSRFEQFDKNLRGANDYLGFSENALADVTDVVNQANQLAIQGASSAIDVGAAQSLADQVGKLQERLVRLANTQGGQGQYIFAGQKNGTAPYSASGGVLTYSGDGNPIRAEIRSGEYMDINLAGIDTDFVDMYAKLEQLKTNLSNQDVVAISTQSLADIKGIRDKVTNLRAEVGSRLQTVQSLKDENTRRIDDFTKDISDYEDVDLSDAIVRYQQTQSAYQAAMQVASQGMNLSLMDFLR; this is translated from the coding sequence ATGAGGGTGAGCACGCCGTACCAATTCGAAACATTTTCTAACAGCATCCGCACCGCTCAGGAGGCGTACTTCCGCGTTCAGCGGCAGATCTCCACGGGCAAAAAGTTCGAATCTGCTAGCGAAGACCCGCTTTCAACCCGCCTTTCGATCAATACCCGAACACTCAAATCGCGGTTCGAACAGTTCGACAAGAACTTGAGGGGTGCAAACGATTACCTCGGGTTCAGCGAAAATGCCTTGGCCGACGTCACCGATGTGGTCAACCAAGCCAACCAACTGGCGATCCAAGGGGCCAGCAGCGCCATCGATGTTGGTGCCGCCCAAAGCCTGGCCGACCAAGTCGGCAAACTGCAAGAGCGCCTGGTGCGGCTGGCCAACACCCAAGGGGGCCAGGGACAATACATTTTTGCTGGACAAAAAAACGGGACGGCCCCCTATTCGGCTTCGGGTGGCGTGCTGACTTACAGCGGGGATGGAAACCCCATCCGCGCTGAAATCCGGTCGGGCGAATACATGGATATCAACCTGGCGGGAATCGACACCGACTTTGTGGACATGTACGCCAAGTTGGAACAGCTCAAAACAAACTTGTCCAACCAAGATGTCGTCGCCATTTCCACCCAGTCTCTTGCCGACATCAAAGGGATCCGGGACAAGGTCACCAACCTCCGTGCCGAAGTCGGATCGCGGCTGCAAACCGTGCAAAGCCTGAAGGATGAGAACACGCGGCGGATCGACGATTTCACCAAAGACATCTCCGACTACGAGGACGTCGACCTCTCTGACGCCATCGTCCGTTACCAACAAACTCAATCCGCTTACCAGGCCGCCATGCAAGTGGCCAGCCAAGGCATGAACCTCTCCCTCATGGACTTCCTGAGATGA
- a CDS encoding flagellar assembly protein FliW — MKTTQLIETARFGTIEFCDADLVTLAEGILGFPGQTRYLVIQHKEGSPFCWLQSADDGALAFLVVDPAYYVPDYAPELPDETARQLELGEETPRLVYTIVTIPKGKPDDMTLNLAGPILINLEKRLAKQVVVEDVRYAIRHRVFPKQEMGQTAA; from the coding sequence ATGAAAACGACCCAATTGATTGAAACGGCTCGGTTCGGCACCATCGAATTCTGCGACGCCGACCTGGTAACGCTCGCCGAAGGAATCCTGGGTTTCCCGGGTCAAACCCGCTACCTTGTAATCCAACACAAAGAAGGAAGCCCGTTTTGCTGGCTCCAAAGCGCAGACGACGGCGCACTGGCCTTTTTGGTTGTGGATCCGGCCTACTATGTGCCGGACTATGCCCCGGAATTGCCCGACGAAACTGCCCGCCAACTCGAATTGGGCGAAGAGACGCCCCGCCTCGTCTATACTATCGTCACCATTCCGAAAGGGAAACCCGATGATATGACCCTGAACCTGGCTGGGCCGATCCTGATTAACCTGGAAAAGCGCCTCGCCAAACAGGTCGTCGTGGAAGACGTCCGTTACGCCATCCGCCACCGGGTCTTCCCCAAACAAGAGATGGGGCAAACCGCCGCCTGA
- the csrA gene encoding carbon storage regulator CsrA: MLVLTRKVNQSIVIGEGIEVVVLEVRGEQVRIGIKAPRDVAVHRKEIFEQIQQENVSASGTDMSDVPE, from the coding sequence ATGCTGGTACTCACCCGGAAAGTCAACCAAAGCATCGTCATCGGCGAGGGCATCGAAGTCGTTGTCCTTGAGGTGAGGGGCGAACAGGTGCGCATCGGCATCAAAGCCCCCCGCGATGTCGCCGTCCACCGCAAAGAGATCTTTGAACAGATCCAGCAAGAGAACGTTTCGGCTTCGGGGACGGACATGAGCGACGTTCCGGAATGA
- a CDS encoding deoxyribonuclease IV encodes MPAQLIGAHMPTGKGLPDAVRRGKAIACTAVQVFTSSPQQWQSKPLAEDAPQKLQEAITETGLDPQALVSHDSYLINLCAPEPEKAQMSREALTRELTRCATLGIPYVVSHMGAHMKQGEEAGLQKIAEQTKAILAEIPAGVTLLMETTAGQGSSLNYKFEHLAELFDLTGSPSNLGVCLDTCHIFAAGYDIRTPDAYEATFAEFERLVGCSRIKVIHCNDSKKDLGSRVDRHDHLGEGLIGEAAFRCLVHDARFKRTPIVVETPDADTMHEVNVGRLWNWAGEKAP; translated from the coding sequence ATGCCTGCCCAGCTGATCGGTGCCCACATGCCCACGGGAAAAGGCTTGCCCGATGCCGTCCGGCGGGGCAAAGCGATCGCGTGTACGGCGGTGCAGGTGTTCACCAGCTCCCCCCAGCAGTGGCAATCCAAACCTCTGGCCGAGGACGCGCCCCAAAAGCTCCAAGAAGCGATCACCGAAACCGGGCTCGACCCCCAAGCTCTGGTCAGCCACGACAGCTACCTGATCAACCTGTGCGCGCCGGAGCCCGAAAAAGCCCAGATGTCTCGCGAGGCCCTGACCCGCGAACTCACCCGCTGCGCCACGCTTGGAATCCCCTATGTCGTCAGCCACATGGGCGCACACATGAAGCAGGGCGAAGAGGCCGGCCTGCAAAAAATTGCCGAACAAACAAAAGCGATCCTGGCGGAAATCCCCGCTGGAGTGACGCTGCTCATGGAAACCACGGCCGGGCAAGGCTCATCGCTCAACTACAAGTTTGAACATTTGGCCGAACTGTTCGACCTCACCGGTTCGCCTTCAAACCTAGGGGTCTGCCTCGACACCTGCCACATCTTTGCCGCCGGGTACGACATCCGCACGCCCGATGCCTACGAAGCGACCTTCGCGGAGTTCGAGCGGCTGGTCGGATGTTCACGCATCAAAGTCATCCACTGCAATGACAGCAAAAAAGACTTGGGCTCACGGGTCGACCGGCACGACCACCTCGGCGAAGGGCTGATCGGGGAAGCGGCTTTCCGGTGCCTGGTTCACGATGCGCGGTTCAAGCGCACGCCGATCGTCGTCGAAACCCCCGATGCCGACACAATGCACGAGGTCAATGTGGGTCGGCTGTGGAATTGGGCTGGCGAAAAGGCACCCTAA
- a CDS encoding alpha/beta hydrolase, with translation MALRPQLQDGMEVRPADLVLIHGGPGAQGSLHGLRAALPADLNAREILQRYAGGQRLSVQTHVDDMAAVVQSDANILGHSWGAMLSLSFASQFPHRCRRLLLVGCGTYSEASRQEYVRRILLRFDPERAALLKELVAQAPTAAERAAAFRAYGDYATSVQAFDPIPDPCPDPDPQYDPDGHAQTWADAMRLQEEGVEPARFSSIQCPVTLIQGADDPHPGRLIFDDLKPHIPQLEFIELEQCGHEPWLERHARERFLEIVTQLCRW, from the coding sequence ATGGCCCTCCGCCCACAACTTCAGGACGGCATGGAGGTTCGGCCTGCCGATCTGGTCCTCATCCACGGCGGACCGGGGGCCCAGGGCTCTCTGCATGGGTTGCGGGCCGCTTTGCCCGCGGATCTCAATGCCCGGGAGATTCTGCAGAGGTATGCGGGTGGTCAGCGGCTTTCGGTTCAAACCCACGTGGACGATATGGCGGCGGTTGTGCAATCCGACGCCAACATCCTTGGCCACAGCTGGGGGGCCATGCTCTCCCTCTCTTTTGCCAGCCAGTTTCCCCACCGGTGCCGTCGGTTGCTCTTGGTCGGATGCGGGACATATTCCGAAGCGTCCCGGCAAGAATACGTCCGCCGCATCCTGTTGCGCTTCGACCCAGAAAGGGCCGCTCTCCTGAAAGAGTTGGTTGCACAAGCCCCAACCGCGGCTGAGCGGGCCGCGGCGTTCCGGGCATACGGCGACTATGCGACGTCGGTCCAAGCCTTCGACCCGATCCCCGACCCCTGCCCGGACCCCGATCCTCAGTATGACCCCGATGGCCACGCCCAGACGTGGGCGGACGCGATGCGCCTGCAAGAAGAAGGGGTCGAACCCGCCCGTTTTTCCAGCATCCAATGCCCGGTTACCCTGATCCAGGGGGCCGACGACCCCCATCCCGGCCGGCTGATTTTCGACGATCTCAAGCCCCACATCCCTCAACTGGAGTTTATCGAGCTGGAACAATGCGGGCACGAACCGTGGCTGGAGCGGCACGCAAGGGAGCGTTTTTTGGAGATTGTCACCCAGCTTTGCCGCTGGTAA
- a CDS encoding phosphomannomutase, translating to MGQYLACFKAYDVRGVVPDELNPDVAYAIGRAYAQYTKAKTVCVGYDIRLSGPELAQSLAAGLNEEGCDVIDLGMVGTEMVYFATAFYHYDGGVMITASHNPPQYNGMKMIRQESRPISGDTGLDEIERLSKLILDGGVRAGVGGGTIRLKDCYQDFVQHLLKICPGNDLREHKVLASPGNGAAGIAMDALAPHLPIEVTRMMFEPDGTFPNGVPNPILEESRAPVEAEMRARHYDLGIAWDGDYDRCFLLDENGNFIEGYYIVGLLAQAILQDNPGATIIYDPRLTWNTLEIVRESGGRAVMCKSGHAFIKERMRAENAVYGGEMSAHHYFRDHWYCDSGMIPMLLVLKLMAKTGKSLGQLVGAMIEKYPCSGEVNSTVADVRATLAKVESEFGDGEIDRTDGLSIEFPNWRFNLRGSNTEPVIRLNVETRGDRALLEEKTAALLALIRS from the coding sequence ATGGGGCAATACCTCGCCTGTTTCAAAGCTTATGACGTGCGCGGCGTTGTGCCCGATGAGCTCAATCCAGATGTCGCCTACGCCATCGGCCGGGCCTATGCGCAATACACCAAAGCCAAAACGGTCTGCGTGGGTTACGACATCCGATTGAGCGGTCCGGAACTTGCCCAATCGCTGGCCGCAGGGCTCAACGAAGAAGGGTGCGACGTCATCGATTTAGGCATGGTCGGCACTGAAATGGTGTACTTTGCCACAGCCTTTTATCACTATGACGGTGGCGTGATGATTACCGCCAGCCACAACCCACCCCAATATAACGGCATGAAAATGATCCGGCAAGAAAGCCGGCCGATCAGCGGCGACACCGGACTGGATGAGATCGAACGGCTCAGCAAGCTCATCCTGGATGGCGGTGTTCGGGCCGGTGTTGGAGGTGGCACCATTCGCCTGAAGGATTGCTACCAAGATTTTGTCCAGCACCTCCTCAAGATCTGCCCGGGGAACGACTTGCGCGAGCATAAGGTTTTGGCGAGCCCCGGCAATGGGGCCGCCGGCATTGCGATGGACGCGCTGGCCCCGCACCTTCCGATCGAGGTGACGCGGATGATGTTCGAACCCGACGGAACGTTTCCCAACGGCGTTCCTAACCCCATATTGGAGGAGTCGCGGGCACCGGTAGAAGCCGAAATGCGGGCAAGGCACTACGACTTGGGAATCGCTTGGGACGGCGATTACGACCGCTGCTTTTTGCTTGATGAAAACGGCAACTTTATTGAGGGATATTATATTGTTGGACTGCTTGCCCAAGCGATTTTGCAAGACAACCCCGGCGCAACGATCATCTATGACCCCCGGCTGACGTGGAACACCCTGGAGATCGTCCGGGAATCTGGCGGGCGGGCCGTGATGTGCAAGAGCGGGCACGCCTTCATCAAAGAGCGGATGCGGGCCGAGAATGCGGTCTATGGAGGCGAAATGAGCGCCCATCATTACTTCCGCGACCACTGGTATTGCGACAGCGGGATGATCCCGATGCTGCTGGTGCTCAAGCTGATGGCCAAAACGGGCAAAAGCCTAGGTCAACTGGTGGGGGCGATGATCGAGAAATACCCCTGTTCGGGCGAGGTCAACAGTACGGTCGCCGATGTGCGGGCCACCCTGGCAAAAGTAGAATCGGAATTTGGGGATGGCGAGATTGACCGCACGGACGGGCTCAGCATCGAATTCCCCAACTGGCGTTTCAACCTCCGGGGAAGCAACACGGAGCCGGTGATCCGCCTCAATGTGGAAACGCGGGGCGACCGGGCTCTGTTGGAAGAAAAAACGGCGGCGTTGCTTGCCTTAATCCGAAGCTAA
- a CDS encoding YceI family protein: MSPLVALALLSPLPQQGPIVADFKDPKGVNAVSIATDGAMEPFFGMASGVSGKLRFDPANPEATTGDIIVKTQSIKLPLPELEESMKAEWCLDAEKYPDIVFSIDKISDVKKNGNRYDGTVTGRLTLHGVTKPLTTTASTTFLAGKAKERFGDKPGDLLVVRCDFEFNRLDFGIGKGLSEQLVSNMVKVRVAIVGTALHP, encoded by the coding sequence ATGAGCCCGCTCGTTGCCCTGGCCTTGCTTTCTCCCCTGCCTCAGCAGGGCCCGATCGTCGCCGATTTCAAGGATCCCAAAGGTGTGAATGCTGTGAGCATCGCAACCGATGGAGCCATGGAGCCATTTTTCGGCATGGCCTCCGGAGTTAGTGGCAAATTGAGGTTCGATCCGGCCAATCCGGAAGCGACGACCGGGGACATCATCGTCAAAACCCAGAGCATCAAGTTGCCGCTCCCCGAACTGGAAGAGAGCATGAAAGCCGAATGGTGCCTGGATGCGGAAAAGTATCCCGACATCGTGTTCTCCATCGACAAAATCTCCGATGTGAAAAAAAATGGCAACCGTTACGACGGCACGGTGACGGGCCGGCTAACGCTGCACGGCGTGACCAAACCGTTGACCACGACGGCTTCGACGACGTTCCTGGCCGGCAAAGCTAAGGAGAGGTTCGGCGACAAACCGGGTGATTTGTTGGTCGTCCGTTGCGATTTCGAGTTCAACCGCTTGGATTTCGGGATTGGGAAGGGGCTGAGCGAACAGTTGGTAAGCAACATGGTCAAAGTCCGTGTCGCCATTGTCGGCACAGCCCTGCATCCGTGA
- a CDS encoding GNAT family N-acetyltransferase, with translation MIEIRAIEEGEASAFLDLLCQIFELDPGRAATVFYSEPFFDLKRKWALFAEGQMQSILTTTPLDFGFGRALGIAGVGTRNGFRGRGYGQRLLEFVLETGEREGEAAAMLFAHQEVLYTRCGFQLVDEVVKGPLDAHCQLPYAGMLPEGQVEEIYATWAMGNPMRLRRDARRWHYWRYVYRECYAAPGGYVASETNLCREALFNQLPTTWPILPEAEWYGLRSMTDLLGIPMKTQGVELLVMARGFPATPQMFMSDQF, from the coding sequence ATGATCGAAATCCGGGCGATCGAAGAAGGCGAAGCGTCGGCATTCCTAGACTTGTTGTGCCAGATATTCGAACTCGACCCCGGCCGGGCGGCGACGGTCTTTTACAGTGAACCGTTTTTCGATTTGAAGCGGAAATGGGCCCTGTTTGCCGAAGGGCAGATGCAGAGCATCCTCACAACGACTCCATTGGACTTTGGGTTTGGCCGCGCGCTGGGGATTGCCGGCGTGGGAACCAGAAATGGGTTCCGGGGGCGAGGTTATGGCCAACGCCTTTTAGAATTCGTCCTGGAAACCGGCGAGCGTGAGGGCGAAGCCGCCGCGATGTTGTTTGCCCACCAAGAGGTGCTCTACACCCGTTGCGGCTTCCAACTGGTGGACGAGGTGGTCAAGGGCCCTCTGGATGCCCATTGCCAGCTACCTTATGCCGGAATGCTGCCCGAAGGTCAAGTGGAAGAAATCTACGCGACTTGGGCGATGGGAAACCCAATGCGCCTGCGCCGCGACGCCCGCCGGTGGCACTATTGGCGCTACGTCTACCGGGAGTGTTATGCCGCACCTGGGGGTTATGTGGCAAGCGAGACGAATCTTTGCCGGGAGGCCCTGTTCAACCAACTGCCGACAACTTGGCCGATACTGCCAGAAGCCGAGTGGTATGGCCTCCGGTCGATGACCGACCTACTGGGAATCCCGATGAAAACCCAAGGGGTGGAACTTCTGGTGATGGCCAGGGGGTTTCCAGCCACCCCCCAAATGTTCATGTCGGATCAGTTTTAG
- a CDS encoding TIGR00159 family protein translates to MEAILNRLGVLFEPSWRGLVHVVDILLVTYLTFRLLKLVRGTRAWRVVLGIGVFVAALALSDYLGLQTLHWILDKATLLAPVALVILFLPELRQAIDGFARLGLWSGRFIGGEISVEENVIEQIVQAAGEMSDERTGALIVIERNNHLDDIAANGVPVHADVTAALLGAIFYEGNPLHDGAVIVRDREVLAAACRLPVSESSSIGDKYHMRHRAGIGVSEQADCVVLIVSEERGSMQLAIDGGLIQIQNKEELATRLRQELISEKPKRSIRSRKKSVPGEEATL, encoded by the coding sequence GTGGAAGCGATACTCAACCGCTTGGGGGTACTTTTTGAACCCTCTTGGCGCGGGTTGGTGCACGTCGTTGACATCCTCCTTGTCACCTATCTGACGTTCCGCCTGCTCAAGCTGGTCCGTGGCACCCGCGCCTGGCGGGTGGTGCTGGGGATCGGCGTGTTCGTCGCAGCCTTGGCGCTCAGCGATTACCTGGGTTTGCAGACCCTCCACTGGATCTTAGACAAGGCAACCCTTTTGGCCCCGGTTGCCCTCGTCATTTTGTTCTTGCCCGAACTCCGGCAGGCCATCGATGGGTTCGCGCGGCTCGGCCTTTGGTCTGGTCGGTTCATCGGGGGTGAGATCTCGGTTGAAGAAAATGTAATCGAGCAGATTGTGCAAGCCGCGGGCGAAATGTCCGACGAGCGCACCGGGGCCCTCATCGTCATCGAGCGGAACAACCACTTGGACGACATCGCCGCCAACGGCGTTCCGGTCCATGCCGACGTGACTGCCGCGCTGTTGGGGGCCATTTTCTACGAAGGCAACCCGCTCCACGATGGAGCCGTCATCGTGCGGGATCGGGAGGTTTTGGCCGCCGCCTGCCGGTTGCCGGTCAGCGAATCCAGTTCAATCGGCGACAAATACCATATGCGCCACCGGGCTGGAATCGGCGTCAGTGAGCAAGCGGATTGCGTCGTCTTGATTGTCAGCGAAGAACGGGGTTCCATGCAGCTTGCCATTGATGGCGGACTGATCCAAATCCAAAACAAGGAAGAGTTGGCCACCCGCTTGCGACAGGAACTCATTTCCGAAAAACCAAAGCGAAGCATCCGGTCCCGAAAGAAGAGTGTTCCCGGTGAAGAGGCCACCTTATGA
- a CDS encoding glycosyltransferase family 4 protein: protein MRALLVNRADAYQNFGGDVVQMEQTAACLAEFGVEAEIALGEEAVDKMAGADVVHLFNLQTPKFTHSMLLAAKSAGKPTAVSTIWWDFIADEVLHNSPKWRLARRLIGTSAARTMIQRRIEPMVHAERQPHREIIARADILLPNSESESRHLRALGPFQTPVCVVPNGIAAEMPSDMEKASEILARHGLEPGGFILIAGRVEAVKNQVSYIQAVAPLGLRVVCAGAIREPQGEICRSLGATLLGRVEPPVLHGLYRLAKVHALPSFRETPGLATLEAASVGTPIVSTDVGSARDYFGPLADYCDPHDPVSMIRATSAALARPKSEDLKEQVLSRYTWRRAAEATSRAYRQILAGG from the coding sequence GTGCGGGCGCTATTGGTGAACCGGGCGGACGCCTACCAGAATTTTGGCGGCGACGTCGTGCAAATGGAGCAGACGGCGGCCTGCCTGGCCGAGTTCGGAGTTGAGGCGGAGATCGCCTTGGGTGAAGAGGCCGTCGACAAAATGGCTGGGGCCGACGTAGTCCACCTGTTCAACCTCCAAACGCCCAAGTTCACCCATTCCATGCTTTTGGCGGCTAAATCCGCTGGCAAGCCCACCGCGGTCAGCACGATCTGGTGGGATTTCATCGCCGACGAAGTCTTGCACAACTCGCCCAAATGGCGGCTTGCCCGGCGACTCATCGGGACATCCGCCGCCCGCACGATGATCCAGCGTCGGATCGAGCCAATGGTCCATGCGGAACGCCAGCCCCACCGGGAGATCATTGCGCGGGCTGATATTCTCCTCCCCAATTCGGAGTCGGAGAGCCGCCACCTCAGGGCACTCGGGCCGTTCCAAACCCCAGTCTGCGTTGTGCCCAATGGGATCGCGGCCGAGATGCCTTCCGATATGGAGAAGGCTTCAGAAATCCTGGCCCGCCACGGCTTGGAGCCCGGCGGGTTCATCCTGATTGCGGGGAGGGTGGAAGCGGTGAAGAACCAAGTTTCTTATATCCAGGCGGTGGCACCACTTGGGTTGAGGGTCGTTTGCGCCGGTGCCATCCGCGAGCCGCAAGGGGAGATCTGCCGTAGCCTGGGAGCGACGCTTTTGGGCCGGGTTGAACCCCCCGTCCTCCACGGGCTTTACCGCCTTGCCAAGGTGCATGCTCTGCCAAGCTTTCGGGAAACTCCCGGCCTGGCGACCCTGGAAGCGGCATCGGTCGGCACGCCTATCGTTTCCACCGACGTGGGTTCGGCACGGGATTACTTTGGCCCCCTCGCCGATTACTGTGACCCCCACGACCCGGTTTCCATGATCCGGGCGACCTCGGCGGCTCTGGCCCGCCCAAAGTCAGAAGATTTGAAGGAACAAGTCCTCTCCCGGTACACCTGGCGCCGTGCGGCCGAGGCGACTTCCCGGGCTTACCGGCAGATCCTCGCTGGCGGATAG
- the pheA gene encoding prephenate dehydratase — translation MESRDKDGRTLADVRIEIDTVDAELIRLLERRIDLTREVGTIKGRDNSPFFTPERERQMYERLRNSKYRNLTGDQLVAIFREVISAGRAAEKPLHVAYWGPEGTYTHQAAAAAFGHSVSLVPVYNIREVFQSVERSQADYGVVPIENSVAGVVPETLDMFPKSNVKIVSETFLDIHHHLGSVAGSLEEVKRVYAGPQPAAQCREWLRDHLPHADIVDIVPTAEAAKRALADPQGAAIVNEVSLSLYGLTALAEHIQDHASNRTRFVVLGYNEPAASGHDKTSLMFKLKNRRGELYRVLGCFVENEVNLTMIESRPDPRDTFQYMFYMDMDGHRTDQNVMRAVNDLRSVAIETVILGSYPSYDPGVQTL, via the coding sequence GTGGAAAGCAGGGACAAGGATGGACGGACACTTGCCGATGTCCGCATCGAAATCGACACGGTCGATGCCGAACTGATCCGCCTGCTCGAACGCAGGATCGACCTCACCAGGGAAGTTGGCACCATCAAGGGCCGGGACAATTCACCGTTTTTCACCCCGGAACGCGAACGGCAAATGTATGAACGGTTGCGCAACTCCAAGTACCGCAACCTGACCGGCGACCAATTGGTTGCGATTTTCAGGGAAGTCATTTCTGCCGGTAGGGCGGCCGAAAAACCGCTGCACGTCGCCTACTGGGGCCCCGAAGGGACTTACACCCACCAGGCGGCGGCCGCGGCATTTGGCCACAGCGTCTCGCTTGTCCCGGTTTATAACATCCGAGAAGTGTTTCAATCCGTCGAGCGCAGCCAAGCCGATTATGGTGTCGTGCCCATTGAAAACTCCGTAGCGGGCGTCGTGCCGGAAACGCTGGACATGTTCCCCAAATCGAACGTCAAAATCGTCAGCGAAACGTTCCTAGACATCCACCACCACCTGGGATCGGTGGCGGGATCATTGGAGGAGGTCAAACGGGTTTATGCCGGGCCGCAACCCGCTGCCCAGTGCCGCGAATGGCTCCGAGACCACCTGCCGCACGCCGATATCGTCGACATCGTGCCCACCGCCGAAGCCGCAAAGAGGGCGCTCGCCGACCCCCAAGGGGCGGCAATCGTCAACGAAGTCTCGCTCTCTCTCTACGGTTTGACGGCACTCGCCGAACATATCCAAGACCATGCCAGCAACCGGACACGGTTTGTCGTTTTGGGATACAACGAGCCAGCCGCCAGCGGGCACGACAAGACCTCGTTGATGTTTAAGCTCAAAAACCGGCGGGGGGAACTGTACCGGGTGCTCGGTTGCTTTGTTGAAAACGAGGTCAACCTGACCATGATCGAATCGCGGCCCGACCCTAGGGACACGTTCCAATACATGTTCTACATGGATATGGATGGGCACCGGACGGATCAAAACGTGATGCGGGCGGTCAACGATTTGCGGAGCGTGGCAATCGAAACCGTCATCCTGGGCAGCTACCCCAGTTACGACCCTGGGGTTCAAACCCTCTGA
- a CDS encoding adenylate kinase, whose translation MDQRPGRRITVRGLSGSGKTTLARDLSQKLAIPHTELDELYWQPGWTPSTDEEFRPKVEQLASQPEWIVCGNYSRCREMLDQRADTTIWLDYPFPLILGRLLNRCVTRSRRKELLWGHCQESLWNAFFGKDAIVWWIFRVRRRQKKQMEAIFSSPEPNKTYLRFHHPRQTQDWLESVGPGNRR comes from the coding sequence GTGGATCAACGGCCCGGACGGCGGATCACGGTCCGCGGCCTCAGCGGAAGCGGCAAGACAACGCTTGCGCGCGATCTTTCGCAAAAGTTGGCGATCCCGCACACCGAACTCGACGAACTCTATTGGCAACCGGGGTGGACACCTTCCACTGACGAAGAGTTCCGGCCCAAGGTGGAACAGTTAGCTTCCCAGCCTGAATGGATCGTTTGTGGCAACTATTCCCGTTGCCGCGAAATGCTTGACCAGCGGGCCGACACCACCATATGGCTGGATTACCCGTTCCCGCTGATCTTGGGGCGGCTCTTGAACCGATGCGTGACCCGGAGTCGGCGAAAGGAATTGTTGTGGGGTCATTGCCAAGAATCGCTTTGGAATGCCTTCTTTGGCAAAGACGCTATTGTTTGGTGGATTTTCCGGGTCCGCCGCCGGCAAAAAAAGCAGATGGAAGCGATCTTTTCATCACCAGAACCAAACAAAACCTACCTGCGGTTCCACCACCCTCGCCAAACGCAGGATTGGTTGGAATCGGTTGGGCCAGGAAACAGGCGCTGA
- the ribF gene encoding riboflavin biosynthesis protein RibF gives MLVQFGADRMDPEWPGSVVCIGTFDGVHLGHQALIGRAVGMARERDLPAIVLTFDRHPAETLAPAHAPAPLQNLGQNLAQIAKLGVSATVVLPFDKHLARCPAEQFYQTVLRNTLRAEAVAVGHDFAFGRGRQGTPEWLAERVETAVLPPVESAGIRVSSSRIREAVASGDCQLASSLLGRPFSLEGVVVRGKRLGRTLGYPTANLARPGRVAGLPFGIYAAVADTPFGRFKAAVSIGIRPTVDDSGVPSVEAFLLDYPGESLYGRVISLEFHQKLREEMRFDSIEDLCVQMGMDVELARQVLAGATADL, from the coding sequence ATGCTCGTGCAGTTCGGCGCCGACCGGATGGATCCCGAATGGCCGGGTTCGGTTGTTTGCATCGGCACGTTCGATGGCGTCCACCTGGGTCACCAAGCGCTGATCGGCAGGGCGGTTGGAATGGCACGAGAGCGCGACCTGCCGGCGATCGTCCTCACGTTCGACCGGCATCCGGCAGAAACCCTCGCGCCGGCCCATGCGCCAGCCCCATTGCAGAATCTCGGGCAGAACTTGGCGCAAATCGCCAAACTCGGCGTTTCCGCGACAGTTGTGTTGCCGTTCGACAAACATTTGGCGCGGTGCCCGGCGGAACAGTTCTATCAAACGGTTTTGCGCAATACCTTGCGGGCCGAAGCCGTGGCGGTCGGGCATGATTTTGCCTTCGGACGAGGGCGGCAAGGCACTCCCGAATGGCTTGCGGAACGGGTGGAAACCGCGGTCTTGCCCCCTGTCGAATCCGCGGGAATCCGCGTGAGTTCTTCCCGGATCCGCGAGGCCGTTGCATCCGGCGATTGCCAACTTGCATCATCACTTTTAGGGCGCCCGTTTTCCCTTGAAGGCGTTGTCGTCCGTGGTAAGCGCTTAGGGCGCACTCTGGGCTACCCGACGGCCAATTTGGCCCGCCCAGGCCGGGTAGCCGGGCTCCCGTTCGGAATTTACGCAGCCGTGGCCGACACTCCTTTTGGGCGGTTCAAGGCCGCCGTCAGCATCGGCATTCGGCCAACAGTGGACGATTCGGGCGTCCCTTCGGTCGAAGCCTTTTTGTTGGATTACCCGGGCGAGAGTCTTTATGGACGGGTCATCAGCCTAGAATTCCACCAAAAACTGCGGGAGGAGATGCGGTTCGATTCCATCGAAGACCTCTGCGTGCAGATGGGGATGGATGTGGAGTTGGCCCGCCAAGTCCTAGCCGGTGCAACGGCCGACCTGTGA